The Deinococcus misasensis DSM 22328 nucleotide sequence CATCACCTGTGCACGGGTGGGGGCCACGCCTTTTTTCAGTTTGTTGTCTTTGATGGCTTTCTCGATGGCGGCAAGCACCACGTTGGCTGCATCGTAGGACATCAGACCGTAGCCGAGCATTTCTTTGTTGAAGGTTTTCTTGAAGTTGGCTTCAAGGGCTTTTGCAGCAGGGACCACATCCACGGAAGCTGCAGCAGTGGTGAACAGCACACCTTTGGCAGCGTCACCAGCTTGTTTTTGCAGTTCGCTGTCGTCCAGACCGTCGCCGCCCATGTATGCAGCTTTCACACCAGAGTCACGCAGTTGCTTGACGAACAGGGCACCACCGGTGGAGGCCAGACCGCCGTAATACACAGCGTCAGGGTTGATGGCTTGCACTTTGGTCACCAGAGGAGCGAAGTTGCTCTTCTCATCGGTGCCTTCGAAGACCACACGCACACCCTGGGCTTCCAGGCCTTTTTTCACTTCGGTGGCAAGACCTTCACCGTAGGTGGTCTTGTCGTGAACCACATACACGGTTTTGACTTTCAGGTTTTTCACCATGTAGTCTGCACCGGCGGCACCTTGAGCATCGTCACGGGCGCAAATGCGGTTCATGTTGGGCAAACCACGGTCGGTCACGGTGGTGGCAGTGTTGGCAGGGGAGACGATGGCCAGGTTGTAGGACTTCACAGCTTCGGAGACAGGGGTCACCACGCTGGAGTTCAGGGTTCCCACAATGGCCAGCACGCGCTTGTCAGTGGCGATCTTCTTGGAGGCAGCCACACCCACGGAGGCGGTGGCCTGGTCATCGTTGCTGCTCACTTGCAGATCGATGCCGTACTTGTCCAGGAACATCTTCTTCTTGGCATCAACAGCAAGTTTGGTGCCCAGGTTGATCTGTTCACCGATGTTGGCCACAGGTCCTGAGAGGGGGCTGAGGGTGGCAATTTTGACAACCGTGGCAGCGTTGGCACTGCCGAGGGCCAGACCTGCAAGTACAGCTACACCTAAAACTTTTGCACGCATACCTTTTCCTCCTGTGGAACTCCCAATCCCGCT carries:
- a CDS encoding branched-chain amino acid ABC transporter substrate-binding protein, translating into MRAKVLGVAVLAGLALGSANAATVVKIATLSPLSGPVANIGEQINLGTKLAVDAKKKMFLDKYGIDLQVSSNDDQATASVGVAASKKIATDKRVLAIVGTLNSSVVTPVSEAVKSYNLAIVSPANTATTVTDRGLPNMNRICARDDAQGAAGADYMVKNLKVKTVYVVHDKTTYGEGLATEVKKGLEAQGVRVVFEGTDEKSNFAPLVTKVQAINPDAVYYGGLASTGGALFVKQLRDSGVKAAYMGGDGLDDSELQKQAGDAAKGVLFTTAAASVDVVPAAKALEANFKKTFNKEMLGYGLMSYDAANVVLAAIEKAIKDNKLKKGVAPTRAQVMKAIRAVKVETLSGTVEFNSVGDRKAGYLYVTKVQDDLSTKVIGSVPVKAPKK